One genomic window of Salmo salar chromosome ssa12, Ssal_v3.1, whole genome shotgun sequence includes the following:
- the LOC106564644 gene encoding ATP-dependent RNA helicase DDX39A, whose product MAENDVDNELLDYEEDEEPQVAPETATPAGKKEVKGSYVSIHSSGFRDFLLKPELLRAIVDCGFEHPSEVQHECIPQAILGMDILCQAKSGMGKTAVFVLATLQQIEPVDGQVSVLVMCHTRELAFQISKEYERFSKYMPTVKAAVFFGGLSIKKDEDVLKKNCPHIVVGTPGRILALIRNKTLNLKNVKHFVLDECDKMLEQLDMRRDVQDIFRLTPHEKQCMMFSATLSKEIRPVCRKFMQDPMEVFVDDETKLTLHGLQQYYCKLKDSEKNRKLFDLLDVLEFNQVVIFVKSVQRCVALSQLLVEQNFPAIAIHRGMAQEERLSRYQQFKDFQRRILVATNLFGRGMDIERVNIVFNYDMPEDSDTYLHRVARAGRFGTKGLAVTFVSDETDAKTLNDVQDRFEVNVAELPEEIDISTYIEQSR is encoded by the exons ATGGCAGAGAACGATGTTGACAACGAGCTGTTGGACTATGAAGAGGATGAGGAGCCTCAGGTTGCCCCGGAGACCGCCACACCTGCGGGCAAGAAGGAGGTAAAGGGCTCTTACGTCTCCATCCACAGCTCCGGTTTCCGAGACTTCCTGCTCAAACCAGAGCTGCTCCGCGCCATTGTCGACTGTGGCTTTGAACATCCCTCTGAAG TCCAACACGAGTGTATCCCACAGGCCATCCTGGGCATGGACATCCTGTGCCAGGCCAAGTCTGGTATGGGCAAGACGGCTGTGTTTGTACTGGCCACCCTGCAGCAGATTGAACCTGTGGACGGGCAG GTGTCTGTGCTGGTGATGTGCCACACACGAGAGCTGGCCTTCCAGATCAGCAAAGAGTATGAACGCTTCTCCAAGTACATGCCCACCGTCAAGGCGGCCGTGTTCTTCGGGGGCCTGTCCATCAAGAAGGACGAGGACGTGCTGAAGAAGAACTGCCCCCACATCGTGGTGGGAACGCCCGGCCGCATCCTGGCCCTCATCCGCAACAAGACCCTGAACCTGAAGAACGTGAAGCACTTTGTCCTGGATGAGTGTGACAAGATGCTGGAGCAGCTGG ACATGAGGCGTGATGTTCAGGACATCTTCAGGCTCACACCCCACGAGAAGCAGTGCATGATGTTCAGTGCCACCCTAAGCAAAGAGATTCGCCCTGTCTGCCGCAAGTTCATGCAGGAT CCCATGGAGGTGTTTGTGGACGATGAGACCAAGCTGACGCTGCACGGCCTGCAGCAGTACTACTGCAAGCTGAAGGATAGCGAGAAGAACCGCAAGCTCTTCGACCTGCTCGATGTGCTTGAGTTCAACCAG GTGGTGATCTTCGTGAAGTCTGTGCAGCGCTGTGTGGCTCTGTCTCAGCTGCTGGTGGAGCAGAACTTCCCTGCAATCGCCATCCATAGAGGCATGGCCCAGGAGGAGAG GCTTTCCCGGTACCAGCAGTTCAAGGACTTCCAGAGGCGGATCCTGGTGGCCACCAACCTGTTTGGCCGAGGGATGGACATTGAGCGCGTCAACATCGTCTTCAACTACGACATGCCCGAGGATTCCGACACCTACCTGCACAGAGTGGCCCGTGCCGGCAGGTTCGGGACGAAAGGTCTGGCCGTGACCTTTGTGTCTGACGAGACCGACGCCAAGACCCTGAACGATGTGCAGGACCGCTTCGAGGTCAACGTGGCAGAGCTCCCAGAAGAGATTGACATCTCCACCTACA